One window from the genome of Pseudoliparis swirei isolate HS2019 ecotype Mariana Trench chromosome 24, NWPU_hadal_v1, whole genome shotgun sequence encodes:
- the LOC130189726 gene encoding voltage-dependent T-type calcium channel subunit alpha-1I-like: MDISSSVTPELTGALLRTKTLSLQQLVDAVGPTLSDPPALGSLLGMHSDRVASRLLELWRQRLTGLERSLNDYSQQRAEPDPADPFPDISLSPELGGLTGPLLRTSHPETFTSLETTLKFCNYFFTSTFVIEASLKLVAFGFRRFFKDRWNQLDLAIVLLSVMGITLEEIEINASLPINPTIIRIMRVLRIARVLKLLKMATGMRALLDTVVQALPQVGNLGLLFMLLFFIYAALGVELFGELVCTADSPCEGMSRHATFENFGMAFLTLFQVSTGDNWNGIMKDTLRDCPRGHPASDPGCHAGLQLVSPLYFVSFVLTAQFVLINVVVAVLMKHLDDSNKEAQEDAEIQLELAQGGLCCAAGGGGVAVTAAAAGGPSVMAPLRDIGGAGGGAAHNGHAHHRCRLYSPAQESRWLDSVSLLIKDSLEGDMIDNLSGSVFHHYCSPPPLCRDCKGHTQIQLAEVELASLMSEPLSDKSSSPALPDDLSLDEHASYQLLRSSGDSHSSEEVGVSRRLRPSSSGSEEVVQDPEDPALCSGGSGSWSRPPRPPRPPASWACLRSPSRTPTPQQPSPSGSSLASGISAGSLHPTVEDLPAPLPPSGDRDHLLLQRHGAFPLRATRGRQRSRSSVGPPDSGLRTLHGEHSPEPACSRSLTSLLAPRCSGDVSDLWTEGREEEEEEEEEEDISGCRKDR; encoded by the exons atggacattagcagcagcgtcacccctgaactaacgggggcgctgctgcgaacaaagaccctttctctgcagcagttggtggatgcagtggggccgacgctgagcgaccccccggccctgggctccctgctggggatgcattccgaccgggtggcgagcaggctcctggagctgtggaggcagaggctgaccgggttggagaggagcctcaacgactacagccagcagagagcagagccggaccctgcagaccccttcccagacatctccctcagcccggagctagggggactcaccggccccctgctaagaacgagccacccagaaacatttaca tctCTGGAGACGACCCTGAAGTTCTGTAACTacttcttcacctccacctttGTGATCGAGGCGTCTCTGAAGCTGGTGGCCTTCGGGTTCAGGCGCTTCTTCAAGGACAG gtggaaccaGCTGGACCTGGCCATCGTGCTGCTCTCCGTGATGGGCATCACGCTGGAGGAGATCGAGATCAACGCCTCGCTGCCAATCAACCCCACCATCATCCGCATCATGAGGGTGCTGCGGATAGcacgag tgttGAAGTTGTTGAAAATGGCCACCGGGATGAGAGCCCTGCTGGACACCGTGGTGCAGGCCCTGCCTCAG GTGGGGAACCTCGGGCTGCTCTTCATGTTGCTCTTCTTCATCTACGCCGCTCTGGGGGTGGAGCTGTTCGGAGAGCTGG TGTGTACCGCTGACTCCCCGTGTGAAGGGATGAGCCGACACGCCACCTTCGAGAACTTCGGCATGGCGTTCCTCACTCTGTTCCAGGTCTCCACCGGCGACAACTGGAACGGCATCATGAAg GACACCCTGAGGGACTGCCCTCGGGGTCACCCGGCCAGTGACCCCGGCTGCCACGCCGGGCTGCAGCTGGTCTCTCCGCTGTACTTCGTGTCCTTCGTGCTGACCGCTCAGTTCGTGCTGATCAACGTGGTCGTGGCGGTGCTCATGAAGCACCTGGACGACTCCAACAAGGAGGCGCAGGAGGACGCCGAGATCCAGCTGGAGCTGGCTCAGGGCGGCCTCTGCTGCGCGGCGGGCGGCGGGGGGGTTGCCgtaacggcggcggcggccggggGTCCGAGCGTGATGGCACCGTTACGAGATATAGGAGGAGCGGGAGGCGGAGCTGCTCACAATGGACACGCCCACCACCGGTGTCGCCTCTACTCTCCGGCTCAG gagAGCCGGTGGCTGGAcagtgtgtctctgctcatcaaAGACTCTCTTGAAGGAGACATGATTGACAACCTCTCCGGGTCGGTGTTCCACCATTACtgctcccctcccccactctgCAGGGACTGCAAGGgccacacacag ATCCAGCTGGCCGAGGTGGAGCTGGCGTCTCTGATGTCCGAGCCGCTGTCAGACAAGTCGTCGTCTCCGGCGCTGCCCGACGACCTCAGCCTGGACGAGCACGCCAGctaccagctgctg aggAGCAGCGGTGACTCCCACAGTTCAGAGGAGGTGGGCGTCTCccggaggctccgcccc tccaGCTCAGGGAGCGAGGAGGTTGTCCAGGACCCGGAGGACCCGGCTCTTTGCTCAG GAGGAAGCGGCTCCTGGTCcagaccccccagaccccccaggCCCCCGGCCTCATGGGCCTGCCTGCGCTCCCCCAGCAGGACCCCGACCCCCCAG CAGCCGTCCCCCAGTGGCTCCTCTCTGGCGTCGGGCATCTCCGCGGGCAGCCTGCACCCCACTGTGGAGGACCTCCccgcgcccctccccccctctgggGACCGGGACCACCTTTTACTTCAGAGACACGGCGCGTTCCCCCTCcgagccaccagggggcgccagaggAGCCGGAGCTCTGTGGGCCCCCCGGACTCGGGCCTCCGGACCCTCCACGGCGAACACTCCCCGGAGCCGGCGTGCAGCCGCTCGCTGACGTCGCTGCTCGCCCCGCGCTGCAGCGGTGACGTGTCCGACCTCTGgacggaggggagggaggaggaggaggaggaggaggaggaggaagacataTCTGGCTGCAGGAAAGACAGATGA
- the zgc:92360 gene encoding arf-GAP with dual PH domain-containing protein 1 isoform X1, whose product MSANERATRALREILLQPGNDACADCGAPDPMWGSCSLGVFICLACSGIHRNLPDVSKVKSLSLSHWEDQEVQFMSQRGNRLMRSHYEAAVPVYYYKPTHRDCQTLREQWIRAKYERKEFSEPGKTFTYEEGTRDGMLMKRGRDNGQFLSRRFVLSEWEGTLKYFTKYDAKEPKAVIKVDTINATFQPEKVGNPNSLQITYLKDYSTRNIFVYHDNGKEIVDWFNTIRAVQLHYLKVAFPGATDAELVPKLTRNFLKEGYMEKTGPRQTEGFKKRWFTLDQRRLMYFKLPLDAFAKGEAFLGNKDHGYSAAAGLPAAAHCNGNWQHGITIKTPERSFLLTCETESDQQDWLKHFNAVMDAVMSPQEYTMEALFKHRH is encoded by the exons ATGTCGGCAAACGAGAGAGCCACGCGCGCGCTGCGGGAGATCCTCCTGCAGCCCGGGAACGACGCGTGTGCGGACTGCGGCGCTCCCG aCCCCATGTGGGGCTCCTGCTCTCTGGGCGTCTTCATCTGCCTCGCCTGCTCCGGGATCCACCGCAACCTCCCCGACGTCAGCAAGGTCAAGTCCCTGAGCCTGTCCCACTGGGAGGACCAGGAGGTGCAG TTCATGAGTCAGCGCGGCAACCGGCTGATGAGGAGCCACTACGAGGCGGCGGTCCCCGTCTACTACTACAAGCCCACCCACAGGGACTGCCA GACCTTGAGGGAGCAGTGGATTAGAGCAAAGTACGAGAGGAAGGAGTTCTCTGAGCCCGGCAAGACCTTCACGTATGAGGAAG GAACTAGAGACGGCATGTTGATGAAAAGGGGGCGGGACAACGGGCAGTTCCTCAGCAGGCGATTCGTCCTCTCGGAGTGGGAGGGGACCCTGAAGTACTTCACCAAATATGAC gccaAGGAGCCCAAGGCGGTGATCAAGGTGGACACCATCAACGCCACCTTCCAGCCGGAGAAGGTGGGGAACCCCAACAGCCTCCAGATCACGTACCTGAAGGACTACAGCACGCGCAACATCTTCGTGTACCACGACAACGGCAAG gagaTCGTCGACTGGTTCAATACGATTCGTGCAGTTCAGCTTCACTATTTAAAGGTGGCCTTTCCTGGAGCCACGGACGctgag CTGGTACCTAAACTTACGCGGAACTTTCTGAAAGAAGGATACATGGAGAAGACTGGACCCCGG CAGACGGAAGGCTTCAAGAAGCGCTGGTTCACTCTGGACCAGAGGAGACTCATGTACTTCAAGCTCCCTCTG GACGCCTTCGCCAAAGGGGAGGCGTTCCTAGGCAACAAGGACCACGGCTacagcgccgccgccggcctGCCCGCCGCCGCCCACTGCAACGGCAACTGGCAGCACGGCATCACCATCAAGACGCCGGAGCGCAGCTTCCTGTTGACCTGCGAGACGGAGAGCGACCAGCAGGACTGGCTGAAGCACTTCAACGCCGTCATGGACGCCGTGATGTCGCCTCAGGAGTACACCa TGGAAGCTCTGTTCAAGCACCGGCATTGA
- the zgc:92360 gene encoding arf-GAP with dual PH domain-containing protein 1 isoform X2, with amino-acid sequence MSANERATRALREILLQPGNDACADCGAPDPMWGSCSLGVFICLACSGIHRNLPDVSKVKSLSLSHWEDQEVQFMSQRGNRLMRSHYEAAVPVYYYKPTHRDCQTLREQWIRAKYERKEFSEPGKTFTYEEGTRDGMLMKRGRDNGQFLSRRFVLSEWEGTLKYFTKYDAKEPKAVIKVDTINATFQPEKVGNPNSLQITYLKDYSTRNIFVYHDNGKLVPKLTRNFLKEGYMEKTGPRQTEGFKKRWFTLDQRRLMYFKLPLDAFAKGEAFLGNKDHGYSAAAGLPAAAHCNGNWQHGITIKTPERSFLLTCETESDQQDWLKHFNAVMDAVMSPQEYTMEALFKHRH; translated from the exons ATGTCGGCAAACGAGAGAGCCACGCGCGCGCTGCGGGAGATCCTCCTGCAGCCCGGGAACGACGCGTGTGCGGACTGCGGCGCTCCCG aCCCCATGTGGGGCTCCTGCTCTCTGGGCGTCTTCATCTGCCTCGCCTGCTCCGGGATCCACCGCAACCTCCCCGACGTCAGCAAGGTCAAGTCCCTGAGCCTGTCCCACTGGGAGGACCAGGAGGTGCAG TTCATGAGTCAGCGCGGCAACCGGCTGATGAGGAGCCACTACGAGGCGGCGGTCCCCGTCTACTACTACAAGCCCACCCACAGGGACTGCCA GACCTTGAGGGAGCAGTGGATTAGAGCAAAGTACGAGAGGAAGGAGTTCTCTGAGCCCGGCAAGACCTTCACGTATGAGGAAG GAACTAGAGACGGCATGTTGATGAAAAGGGGGCGGGACAACGGGCAGTTCCTCAGCAGGCGATTCGTCCTCTCGGAGTGGGAGGGGACCCTGAAGTACTTCACCAAATATGAC gccaAGGAGCCCAAGGCGGTGATCAAGGTGGACACCATCAACGCCACCTTCCAGCCGGAGAAGGTGGGGAACCCCAACAGCCTCCAGATCACGTACCTGAAGGACTACAGCACGCGCAACATCTTCGTGTACCACGACAACGGCAAG CTGGTACCTAAACTTACGCGGAACTTTCTGAAAGAAGGATACATGGAGAAGACTGGACCCCGG CAGACGGAAGGCTTCAAGAAGCGCTGGTTCACTCTGGACCAGAGGAGACTCATGTACTTCAAGCTCCCTCTG GACGCCTTCGCCAAAGGGGAGGCGTTCCTAGGCAACAAGGACCACGGCTacagcgccgccgccggcctGCCCGCCGCCGCCCACTGCAACGGCAACTGGCAGCACGGCATCACCATCAAGACGCCGGAGCGCAGCTTCCTGTTGACCTGCGAGACGGAGAGCGACCAGCAGGACTGGCTGAAGCACTTCAACGCCGTCATGGACGCCGTGATGTCGCCTCAGGAGTACACCa TGGAAGCTCTGTTCAAGCACCGGCATTGA